A single region of the Halopiger xanaduensis SH-6 genome encodes:
- a CDS encoding nucleotidyltransferase domain-containing protein has protein sequence MDVKVRLPLPDEQIFRYGAMDDIVEIVAQNPSSEFSNRDLQRLTGYGGPSVSNALSLLTGMELLVRRDTGTKTLYRINERRLCNADDPFLEIPQTEFREPLKRFVSRVNKELSTVAGIVCFGSVARGEADRMSDIDVFLLVADDDELIPTRRTVSDIARELEEQPIDGQRYEFEVFVESVESARRRGNDLQRIFQEGIVLADSEPLQQFKHDLFGGKLE, from the coding sequence ATGGATGTTAAAGTGCGGCTGCCATTACCCGACGAACAGATCTTTCGATACGGAGCGATGGACGATATCGTGGAGATCGTTGCTCAAAACCCTTCGTCCGAATTTTCGAACCGCGACTTGCAACGACTCACGGGGTACGGCGGACCCAGCGTCTCGAACGCACTCTCGCTGCTCACTGGAATGGAACTACTCGTTCGGCGAGATACCGGTACCAAGACCCTGTATCGGATCAACGAACGACGGCTTTGCAACGCCGACGATCCGTTCCTCGAGATCCCTCAGACAGAGTTTCGAGAACCACTCAAACGATTCGTGAGTCGGGTCAACAAAGAGCTCTCGACCGTCGCTGGAATTGTTTGCTTCGGAAGCGTGGCACGTGGCGAAGCTGATCGAATGAGCGACATCGATGTCTTTCTACTCGTCGCCGATGACGACGAGTTGATACCGACACGGCGAACCGTTTCGGATATCGCACGCGAACTGGAGGAACAGCCGATCGACGGGCAGCGATACGAGTTCGAAGTATTTGTCGAGTCCGTTGAGAGTGCTCGGCGCCGCGGTAACGACCTTCAGCGAATTTTCCAAGAGGGAATAGTTCTCGCAGATAGTGAACCGCTGCAGCAATTCAAACACGATCTCTTCGGAGGGAAACTCGAATGA
- a CDS encoding NADP-dependent malic enzyme — translation MGLDEDSLEYHRTDPPGKIEISTTKPTNTQRDLSLAYSPGVAAPCLEIDENESDAYTYTAKGNLVGVVSNGSAVLGLGDIGAQASKPVMEGKGVLFKRFADIDVFDVELDEEDPHKLVEAVKMMEPTFGGINLEDIKAPECFTIEERLREETDIPIFHDDQHGTAIISGAALINAADIADKDLEDLEVVFSGAGASAIASARFYVSLGVQKENITMCDSSGIITTERAERGDLNEYKQQFARDLPEGDLSDAMEGADVFVGLSVGGIVSQDMVRSMADNPIIFAMANPDPEIGYEEAKDARDDTVIMATGRSDYPNQVNNVLGFPFIFRGALDVRATEINEEMKVACAEALAELAREDVPDAVVKAYGDEPLQYGPDYIIPKPVDPRVLFRVAPSIAEAAMESGAARTELDLEAYEEELEARLGKSREMMRVVLNKAKSDPKTVALAEGENEKMIRAAYQIQEQGIAAPILIGDESEIRSTAANLGLDFEPQVADPSVGDYEEYADRLHELRQRKGITRTEAGELIESDSNYFGSVMVEQGDADALLTGLSHHYPSALRPPLQVIGTAEDVDYAAGVYMLTFKNRVIFVADATVNQDPDEEVLAEVTKQTGKLARRFNIEPRAALLSYSNFGSVDNEGTRKPRRAAKMLQKDPDADFPVDGEMQADTAVVEDILEGTYGFSELEEPANVLVFPNLESGNIGYKLLQRLGGADAIGPMLVGMDKPVHVLQRGDEVKDIVNLAGVAVVDAQQE, via the coding sequence ATGGGACTAGACGAGGACTCACTCGAGTACCACCGCACAGATCCGCCCGGTAAAATAGAGATTTCGACGACCAAGCCGACGAACACGCAGCGGGACCTCTCACTCGCATACTCGCCCGGCGTCGCTGCCCCTTGCCTCGAGATCGACGAGAACGAGAGCGACGCCTACACGTACACGGCGAAGGGCAACCTCGTCGGCGTCGTCTCGAACGGCTCGGCCGTGCTCGGCCTGGGCGACATCGGCGCGCAGGCCTCCAAACCCGTCATGGAGGGGAAGGGGGTGCTGTTCAAACGCTTCGCCGACATCGACGTCTTCGACGTGGAACTCGACGAGGAGGACCCCCACAAGCTCGTCGAGGCCGTCAAGATGATGGAGCCGACCTTCGGCGGGATCAACCTCGAGGACATCAAGGCCCCCGAGTGCTTCACGATCGAGGAGCGGCTGCGCGAGGAGACGGACATCCCGATCTTCCACGACGACCAGCACGGCACCGCGATCATCTCCGGCGCCGCGCTCATCAACGCCGCCGATATCGCCGACAAGGACCTCGAGGACCTCGAGGTCGTCTTCTCCGGCGCCGGCGCGAGCGCGATCGCGTCGGCCCGCTTCTACGTCTCGCTGGGCGTCCAGAAGGAGAACATCACGATGTGTGACTCCTCGGGGATCATCACGACTGAACGCGCCGAGCGCGGCGACCTCAACGAGTACAAGCAGCAGTTCGCTCGCGATCTCCCCGAAGGCGACCTCTCGGACGCGATGGAGGGCGCCGACGTATTCGTCGGCCTCTCGGTCGGCGGCATCGTCTCGCAGGACATGGTCCGTTCCATGGCCGACAACCCGATCATCTTCGCGATGGCCAACCCGGACCCGGAGATCGGCTACGAGGAGGCCAAGGACGCCCGCGACGACACCGTCATCATGGCCACCGGGCGCTCGGACTACCCGAATCAGGTCAACAACGTCCTCGGGTTCCCCTTCATCTTCCGCGGGGCACTGGACGTCCGTGCCACCGAGATCAACGAGGAAATGAAGGTCGCCTGCGCCGAGGCGCTGGCCGAACTCGCCCGCGAGGACGTCCCCGACGCCGTCGTCAAGGCCTACGGCGACGAACCGCTGCAGTACGGCCCCGACTACATCATTCCGAAGCCCGTCGACCCGCGGGTGCTGTTCCGCGTCGCGCCCTCGATCGCCGAAGCCGCGATGGAATCCGGCGCCGCCCGCACCGAACTCGACCTCGAGGCCTACGAGGAGGAACTCGAGGCCCGCCTGGGCAAATCGCGCGAGATGATGCGCGTCGTCCTCAACAAGGCCAAGAGCGACCCCAAGACGGTCGCGCTGGCCGAGGGCGAGAACGAGAAGATGATCCGCGCGGCCTACCAGATTCAGGAACAGGGGATCGCAGCGCCGATTCTCATCGGCGACGAGAGCGAGATCCGCTCGACGGCCGCGAACCTGGGGCTGGACTTCGAGCCGCAGGTCGCGGATCCCTCGGTCGGCGATTACGAGGAGTACGCAGATCGGCTCCACGAGCTCCGGCAGCGCAAGGGGATCACCCGCACCGAGGCCGGCGAACTCATCGAGAGCGACTCGAACTACTTCGGCAGCGTGATGGTCGAACAGGGTGACGCCGACGCGCTCCTGACGGGGCTTTCTCACCACTACCCCTCCGCCCTGCGGCCGCCGCTACAGGTCATCGGCACCGCCGAGGACGTCGACTACGCGGCCGGCGTCTACATGCTGACGTTCAAGAACCGCGTGATCTTCGTGGCCGACGCGACGGTTAACCAGGACCCCGACGAGGAGGTCCTCGCCGAGGTCACCAAGCAGACCGGTAAACTCGCCCGCCGGTTCAACATCGAACCGCGCGCGGCCCTGCTGTCGTACTCGAACTTCGGCAGCGTCGACAACGAGGGAACCCGCAAGCCCCGCCGCGCCGCCAAGATGCTTCAAAAGGACCCCGACGCCGACTTCCCCGTCGACGGCGAGATGCAGGCCGACACCGCCGTCGTCGAGGACATCCTCGAGGGCACCTACGGCTTCTCGGAGCTCGAGGAGCCCGCGAACGTGCTGGTCTTCCCGAACCTCGAGTCGGGCAACATCGGCTACAAGCTGCTCCAGCGGCTGGGCGGGGCCGACGCCATCGGCCCGATGCTGGTCGGGATGGACAAGCCGGTCCACGTCCTCCAGCGGGGCGACGAGGTCAAGGACATCGTGAACCTGGCCGGCGTGGCGGTCGTCGACGCCCAGCAGGAGTAG
- a CDS encoding 30S ribosomal protein S8e, with the protein MQDQGRSTRKRTGGRLKNVRKRRKDELGRLPTETQVGEPRFRTIDVRGNGTKTRALATDIASVNKSGETVSAEIEDVVENEANPNYVRRNIITKGAVIETSEGRARVTSRPGQTGQVNAVLLEE; encoded by the coding sequence ATGCAAGACCAGGGACGCTCTACGCGCAAGCGCACCGGCGGTCGACTGAAGAACGTTCGCAAGCGCCGCAAGGACGAACTCGGGCGCCTGCCGACCGAAACGCAGGTCGGCGAACCGCGCTTCCGAACCATCGACGTCCGCGGCAACGGCACGAAGACCCGCGCGCTCGCGACCGACATCGCCAGCGTCAACAAGAGCGGCGAAACCGTGTCGGCCGAGATCGAGGACGTCGTCGAGAACGAGGCCAACCCCAACTACGTCCGCCGGAACATCATCACGAAGGGCGCCGTCATCGAAACCTCCGAGGGCCGTGCCCGCGTGACCTCCCGTCCCGGTCAGACCGGTCAGGTCAACGCCGTGCTC
- a CDS encoding phosphopantetheine adenylyltransferase → MDVALGGTFDPVHDGHRRLFDRAFELGDVTVGLTSDDLAPKTRHVERHVRPYDQRKEALETELEPIAEEYDREFEIRPLEDPTGIATEPQFDYLVVSPETRDGGERINELRRERGHEPLEVVVVPHVEAEDGDVISSTRIVQGEIDEHGNVLEGDTDEVRTDDGPDGSSESMEN, encoded by the coding sequence ATGGACGTCGCGCTTGGTGGGACGTTCGACCCCGTTCACGACGGCCATCGCCGGCTGTTCGACCGGGCGTTCGAACTCGGAGACGTGACCGTCGGGCTGACGAGCGACGACCTCGCGCCGAAGACGCGCCACGTCGAGCGACACGTCAGACCGTACGACCAACGGAAGGAAGCCCTCGAGACCGAACTCGAGCCCATCGCCGAGGAGTACGACCGGGAGTTCGAGATTCGCCCGCTTGAGGACCCGACCGGCATCGCGACCGAACCGCAGTTCGATTACTTGGTCGTCTCGCCGGAGACCCGCGACGGCGGCGAACGGATCAACGAGCTCCGCCGGGAACGCGGCCACGAGCCGCTCGAGGTCGTCGTCGTGCCGCACGTGGAAGCCGAGGACGGAGACGTCATCTCGAGCACCCGGATCGTACAGGGGGAGATCGACGAGCACGGGAACGTGCTCGAGGGCGACACTGACGAGGTTCGAACAGACGACGGACCTGACGGCTCGAGTGAGTCGATGGAGAACTGA
- a CDS encoding outer membrane protein assembly factor BamB family protein: MDGDGDGIGAETDEDASDRGATVGRPTRRQLLATVGAGSIASFAGCSAAYGRSVPDCAGAMADDGDPIVPRPVDDEISMFRRGLRRYGYYPEETVPDTVSVNWEFPVNRIGHTAAKSTPRPTPNGETILIASDTGRIHAVTPDGERRWLLETDAGTSLGFHGTPAIVDDTAYIGGYDGALYAVDIDAGELIWQTNPRDFDGAIAIGSSPAYIDGTLYIMAEYSNPASGALWEVDAETGRPTWHDDDIWGMPHPSPAIDCDAGRLVSGSNDGVVYGWEFPSLERAWTFQAGGEDGPDGDPMADGRFHLGAQIKGTIPVYDGAAFAGSWDGRFYRLDLEDGSEEWSFETGRVIMSNPAIDPEQGIAYVGSDDHYVYALDTDTGEELWSADVGGRVIGSITATAETILVGSYDAHLYALDRETGERRWRVENRGHVTSGAIPRDGRIYYAERGVFSNYYDDDEATVLEAPGHAYCLVADE; the protein is encoded by the coding sequence ATGGACGGAGACGGCGACGGAATCGGGGCCGAAACCGACGAGGACGCCAGTGATCGCGGCGCGACCGTGGGCCGACCGACGCGACGCCAACTGCTCGCGACCGTCGGCGCCGGCAGTATCGCCAGTTTCGCCGGGTGTAGCGCGGCTTACGGCCGCTCGGTCCCCGACTGCGCGGGCGCGATGGCCGACGACGGCGATCCGATCGTTCCCCGCCCCGTCGACGACGAAATCTCGATGTTCCGGCGCGGGCTGCGCCGGTACGGCTACTACCCCGAGGAGACGGTCCCGGACACGGTCAGCGTCAACTGGGAGTTCCCGGTCAACCGGATCGGCCACACCGCGGCCAAGTCCACGCCGCGGCCGACCCCCAACGGCGAGACGATCCTGATCGCAAGCGATACGGGTCGGATCCACGCCGTGACGCCCGACGGCGAGCGCCGCTGGCTGCTCGAGACGGACGCAGGGACGAGCCTCGGCTTCCACGGCACGCCGGCGATCGTCGACGACACCGCCTACATCGGCGGCTACGACGGCGCGCTCTACGCCGTCGACATCGACGCAGGGGAGCTGATCTGGCAGACCAATCCCCGCGACTTCGACGGAGCGATCGCCATCGGCTCGAGTCCCGCCTACATCGACGGGACGCTGTACATCATGGCGGAGTACAGCAACCCCGCCAGCGGGGCGCTCTGGGAGGTCGACGCCGAGACCGGCCGGCCGACCTGGCACGACGACGATATCTGGGGGATGCCCCATCCGTCGCCGGCGATCGACTGCGACGCCGGCCGCCTCGTGTCGGGGTCGAACGACGGCGTCGTCTACGGCTGGGAGTTCCCCTCGCTCGAGCGCGCCTGGACGTTTCAGGCCGGCGGCGAGGACGGCCCGGACGGGGATCCGATGGCCGACGGCCGGTTCCACCTCGGCGCCCAGATCAAGGGGACCATTCCGGTCTACGACGGCGCGGCGTTCGCGGGCTCGTGGGACGGCCGCTTCTACCGGCTCGACCTCGAAGACGGCAGCGAGGAGTGGTCGTTCGAGACCGGTCGCGTGATCATGTCGAACCCGGCGATCGATCCCGAGCAGGGAATCGCCTACGTCGGCAGCGACGACCACTACGTGTACGCGCTCGATACCGATACCGGGGAGGAGCTGTGGTCGGCGGACGTCGGCGGTCGGGTCATCGGCTCGATCACGGCCACCGCCGAGACGATCCTCGTCGGCTCCTACGACGCGCACCTCTACGCGCTCGACCGCGAGACCGGCGAGCGACGGTGGCGCGTCGAAAATAGGGGCCACGTCACGAGCGGCGCAATCCCCCGCGACGGTCGGATCTACTACGCCGAACGCGGCGTTTTCTCGAACTACTACGACGATGACGAAGCGACCGTGCTCGAGGCGCCCGGCCACGCCTACTGCTTAGTCGCCGACGAGTGA
- a CDS encoding RNA-binding protein — MPQIPLHYVDLRTFCYATEDEKRVEEALRTFLPDREGDDADEPFPIERAESEGHYGDRILVLSARVENADDVRHVLSRLADLESFDELMDELDERVTENTELFLRLDKQAAFEGDVRLGDGITFRGKVEAYPAKKEKAVANAEEVLERLREQTHD; from the coding sequence ATGCCACAGATACCGCTTCACTACGTCGACTTACGGACGTTCTGCTACGCCACCGAGGACGAAAAGCGAGTCGAGGAGGCGCTGCGAACCTTCCTTCCCGACCGCGAGGGCGACGATGCCGACGAACCGTTCCCGATCGAGCGCGCCGAGAGCGAGGGCCACTACGGCGACCGCATCCTCGTCCTCTCGGCCCGCGTCGAGAACGCCGACGACGTCCGCCACGTCCTCTCGCGGCTCGCCGACCTCGAGTCGTTCGACGAACTGATGGACGAACTCGACGAGCGGGTAACCGAGAACACCGAGCTCTTCCTGCGACTCGACAAGCAGGCGGCCTTCGAGGGCGACGTTCGACTGGGCGACGGCATCACCTTCCGCGGCAAGGTCGAGGCCTACCCCGCGAAGAAGGAGAAGGCCGTCGCCAACGCCGAGGAGGTTCTCGAGCGGCTGCGCGAGCAGACCCACGACTAA